Proteins encoded within one genomic window of Natator depressus isolate rNatDep1 chromosome 1, rNatDep2.hap1, whole genome shotgun sequence:
- the FEZF1 gene encoding fez family zinc finger protein 1 encodes MDNSSHHTATKILATSPGRESLSARSNMISTSKPLAFSIERIMARTPEPKSIPVPPFLQGSVPKGDPKHSLHLNSSIPCMIPFVPVAYDPLPKAGVAGSEARKAHLDSSASPFSCGDLLNCALSLKGDFPRDALPLQQYKLVRPRVVNHSSFHAMGALCYFNRGDGPCHPSSSVNIHPVASYFLSSPLHPQPKAYLAERNKLVLPSVEKYPSGVAFKDLSQAQLQHYMKESAQILSEKIAFKSSEFSRSSPSSKPKVFTCEVCGKVFNAHYNLTRHMPVHTGARPFVCKVCGKGFRQASTLCRHKIIHTQEKPHKCNQCGKAFNRSSTLNTHTRIHAGYKPFVCEFCGKGFHQKGNYKNHKLTHSGEKQFKCNICNKAFHQVYNLTFHMHTHNDKKPFTCPTCGKGFCRNFDLKKHVRKLHDSALGLPRAPAEPGPDQELQPPGPLLQQPHHP; translated from the exons ATGGACAATAGTAGCCACCACACGGCGACCAAAATCTTAGCAACTTCTCCAGGCAGAGAGAGCCTGTCTGCTCGAAGCAACATGATCAGCACTTCTAAACCCCTGGCTTTCTCCATCGAGCGAATCATGGCCAGGACTCCAGAGCCGAAGTCCATTCCGGTGCCGCCCTTCCTCCAAGGATCCGTGCCCAAAGGAGACCCCAAACACTCGTTGCACCTCAACTCCTCCATCCCCTGCATGATCCCCTTTGTCCCGGTGGCGTACGACCCCCTCCCCAAAGCGGGGGTGGCCGGATCGGAAGCCAGGAAGGCTCACTTGgactcctctgcctcccccttcAGCTGCGGCGATCTACTGAACTGTGCCCTGAGCCTAAAAGGCGATTTCCCCCGCGAcgccctgcccctgcagcagtACAAACTGGTGAGACCGCGAGTGGTCAACCACTCCTCTTTCCACGCCATGGGAGCTCTGTGTTACTTCAACCGCGGCGACGGCCCTTGTCACCCGTCGTCCAGCGTCAACATCCACCCGGTGGCTTCTTATTTCCTCAGCTCGCCTTTGCACCCGCAGCCCAAGGCGTACCTGGCGGAGAGAAACAAACTGGTGCTCCCGTCCGTGGAAAAGTACCCTTCCGGAGTGGCCTTTAAAGACTTATCGCAGGCTCAGCTCCAGCACTACATGAAAGAAAGTGCCCAGATCCTATCGGAAAAAATCGCGTTCAAGAGCTCGGAGTTCAGCCGGAGCTCTCCCAGCAGCAAGCCCAAAGTTTTCACGTGTGAAGTTTGCGGGAAG GTATTTAATGCACATTATAATTTAACTCGCCACATGCCAGTCCACACAGGAGCCAGACCCTTTGTTTGCAAAGTTTGTGGCAAGGGCTTCAGACAAGCAAGCACTCTCTGCCGGCACAAGATCATACACACCCAG GAAAAGCCTCACAAGTGTAACCAGTGCGGCAAAGCGTTTAACCGGAGTTCcactttaaacacacacacccgAATCCATGCCGGCTACAAACCTTTTGTTTGTGAATTTTGTGGCAAAGGATTTCATCAAAAAG GTAATTACAAAAACCACAAACTGACCCACAGCGGCGAGAAGCAGTTCAAGTGCAATATCTGCAACAAGGCTTTCCATCAGGTGTACAACCTGACCTTCCACATGCACACCCACAACGACAAGAAGCCCTTCACCTGCCCCACCTGCGGCAAGGGCTTCTGCAGGAACTTTGATCTCAAGAAGCACGTCCGCAAGCTGCACGACAGCGCCCTGGGACTGCCGCGAGCCCCTGCCGAGCCGGGGCCAGACCAGGAGCTACAGCCGCCGGGCCCGTTGCTGCAACAGCCGCACCATCCGTGA